The Henningerozyma blattae CBS 6284 chromosome 7, complete genome region AAATTTAGGTACattttagataaaaaaagCTTAAATGTCCCAAAATAAGCAAAATTAAGCacttataaatttttttaaatagaaGCCTAAATggtaatgaaaataattttcttatatGAAATTACGTATTATAATTAGacataaataattttaaaatgcATAAATGATAGATAGTTtcataaataaatatgaaagTACTACTTTTGATTAAAAGTCGAAGAATAAAGGTATGTTGACAACTCAAAATCCTTCATACATTACACGGAAATGTTCCTTATCCTTTTCATCTCTCATACGATCTACCTCTTCGATCCCACCTGCGTTCTTTAAATTAGACTGTTGAACAAAAGTTCCAAGTTcgttttcaaattttgtatttttatctttataaaTCCTTTCTTTTTCCCAGAGTTTTTCTGCTCTTTCTAAGGCATCGATTCTACTCTCATGATCTGGAATCATAGATTGTacatcatttaataatttttctctaACATCGTGAGCTTCGCCAGGCTTAGTTGCTGGTAAAATTGGTACCATTTTTGGACGATTTGgatttttctttctctCTTCACAGCATAGTTTCACTAGTTTAAATGTTTCCATAgatttttgtaaatctGTTTCTAAATCACTGATTAACTCAACTTGTAATGCCAAGAATTGTTGATCTTCACAAACCTCATTCAACAAATTTTCCCAATGCTTTTTCCAATGAGGCTTCTCGGTGTCAAGTAGCTTTCTTAGgttttctaaattaattgttgcactttccaattctttttcaacggaattaatctttttttcagaAGGTCTAACACCACGATCTGCTACATCCTTACGCAATAGTTCAATATTATCTTGTAAATCGTCCACCTTAGATAGCAATGCATCAGATATATCACTGACTTCATTTTTAGATTTCTCCATATATTCATTTGAGCCAGATTCCGAGGAATTAACTGATAATGCTTTAAATTGCTCAATTTTGTCAACAATGTTACTAAATGTGGctttcattaatttatcGTCTTCTTTATGTATTTGTCGTAGAATACTAATTTGGTgtttcatatttttaactttGTTGGCCTCTGCAGTAGATAATCCTGAGTTATCAgttatttctttttgctGTGGGGCCTTTGACAAATCGGCAGTAGGTTCATTCAGCTTGGTAGTATTAGAAAGCTCTTTCAACTTATTTAAGATTTCTAATTGTGATTTATGTATTTCGATTTTCATAGCttccataattttttcaaaagtgagatcaaattctaattgttttggttcttctttaatttctaccttttcaatttttgcTGGTGTAACAAGATGAAGCTCTAATATGCAACCATCATAAAGTTCATGAAAATTTTGATCATCTAATTGATAGAATACAGAATAAGTATTGTCTTTAACATAAATATCAGGTAGCATACCGTCATCTAATGTATAActgaatttttcaacaaaGAGTAGCCTTAATTCATTAAGGTTGGATGGTTTTGTAATGACACACTTTTTAACATTATCTTTcagttttaaaaatacaacATATTCATTCTTTGTTGAAtcagatttttttttctcattaTCGAGAATCTTTTCTGTACCATCTGAACTATGTATTGCTTTCGGCCTAGCACTAGGTATCTTTGGAGGAAGTTGTGTTATAGCATCATCAGCGTGActagtttttttattgattggAGGGGAAgtagatgaagaaaatcCTGTTATCACGTCAAGACTTggaagattattattattcggTAGCATAGGCGTTGGATTGCTACTATTCATTGCATCCGCTGCATCTTTGGCCGTTTGATTAGTTAGTTTAGCCATATGGTATGCAGAGTATCTCTTAGAAGCACGCCTCTGTAAACTAGAaccattttttaattgtgaTAACGCATCTGCACCTTCTGCTGTTGGTGATGGAAGTCTCTCAACTGGCGTAGAGGCTTCTTCTTCGTGTCGTTGCAAATCAATCTGTACATTAGATAATTTCTCGCGTAAAGATAGTTTACGTGGCATTAAACTAGAAGTGCCAGATGTAATACTACTCCTGGGGCCGTTGTTCAAAGCATTGTCATATGGAGAATTCATAGGGGTACCCGTCAAAGAATTATAAGACATCGCTACAGAATTGACTCTGCTGGAACTACTTCTTGGAGAAGTGGTATCATGCCCAGAGCTGGTCGAATAATTGCtatttgatgaagatgtGGAAAGATGAGAgcttaattttttagctTGAGCTTGAGCCTttttaatcatttttaattcgttttgtttttttttcaagttATCCAAAAGCTGAACTATAATTTCTCTGATGCTAGGtagatatttattcaaCGTTTCATCCGAAGGAAGTTCGCTGAGTGCTTCCTCTAGGATTCTTCTAAGGTTTAATGGTACGTTGCCTAGATCTGACACATCTATCCCTGCATGTTGAAAATACTTGGAAACAACCTTAAAATCATTTCCTAGTTGGACATAAACATCCGAAACCTCCTGCTCGTCTGCTCGATTTTTTGACCATTGAGTTAATGTCTGAAGTAGTTGTTTGGTAgacattaataatttggtTACCATACTTTCAATGCTACTGGTCGTTCTCGTCGAGGACGAGGATTTCCTCGAAGGATTGTTTGACATTTTGGTAGTTTCGATGGTTTTTACAAGTAGTTATAAGAATGCAGCTCCAAAGATTTAATGTCTTTAGGAAATTTAGTATATTCTTAAGATTGTTTTCTATTAATCACGTAAATGTAGATCCTACTCTTATTTTCTTAGTAACTAGAAACCTATAAATTAAAGGCAGAAATTTCAAGATTCCgggtaaaaaaattgacGAGGTTCACTATTAACCTTCTATGTAAATGATTATCCTATAAAGAATATGAGCAGATACAATATATGATGGTCTCTAAAAATCATCAAATTTATCAGAGTGCTCttatttttggaatttatTAGAGAATAGCCGTTCTTATGATATGTCTACTGGGGTTACTGATGAAGAGCCCTTACATTTATCCGTGATTGAAGATTCAGATGTGGAGAGTGACgaactaaaaataatatacattccagaagaagatgaacCTTCTTTACTATGCACATCATTTCTGGATGAACATCATGTTTCATCTTATTTGGATACATCTAACCGACATCTAGGCAATGTAATTACCAGCAATACCACTAGACACGAAAGCACATCTTCAATAGAAGTCGTTGACAGCCTAGGTAGTGGTAATGTCTTAAAATCGAAGTCAAATACTTTTCCTCATgagaattattatgaaAGGTCTTTTAGGAAGCGATCTGCCATCCAGAAAATGCCTTATAGTTTGGATAGAATTAAACATCGTCAACTTATGAACGGATATGATGTTACAAATTTTGAGGCCGCAGCTGAAAATGTAGCTTTACCTGATAAGCCAATTAATGCTAATGAGCAAGAGCGTATTATAGAAGATTTACCATATGAAAATCCTGATAGTAATTCATATGATGTACATTATCGACCGGAGGAAGAGGACTACGATGATTCCTATTTTAACTATTCTGATGCAAACAAAAGCTTGGTAGAAATGGACGCAGAAGAAGAGAACAATGATTTCCTTAAAATTGCTTCAccaatttatcaaaaagTGGACGAAGACAAACTTCAGAACCAGTCTGAAACTTTACAAGAAAGATATTCCGAGACAGATCTTCTTTATCAACagaataattttcattcaaGCTCAGATATTGAGAAGAATTCTCAGAATGAAATGGATAATTCGCATAAAagtaatgatgataatgtaACTGatgaattcaaatttagaGGCAAGATGCTCAATGTAAAAACAGGGTTCAGAGGCGTATTACCTAGATTCATGTGGGAAAAGAATCTAAAGAAATCAGTTTCCAGAAAGTcttgtaaaaataatgagaTAAATACAGATAAGAAATCAAGTAATTCTGATCGAAAAGGTATTGCGCTACGTAAAAAAAGTAAGAATACAATTAGTAACAGAGTAGATGATAAGCAACTACTAGATGACATGATCGCTCCAGAGGATGAAACGAATGCTAAAAATTTCTATACGGATGATACCAGAATAAATTCTAAGAGAAACTTAGATGAAGAGACACTAGgagaatattttaattcaaaatatcaaaacGAATATTCGTGGGACGATCTTATTTCAgtagaatatatttctgaTGATAGTATTGAGGAAAGTGTAAAAGCTAGCcctatattattagatgttGAAAAGGGTACTACTATGTTACCAAAGATCATATCTTCCGAGGAAACTCTTGAGCATGCTAAGAGAATTATTACTCCAAcgaaaaaaacaaattgtATACCACACGGAAATAGCTCATCTAAGCAGGCTAATGAATTGATAAacttaaataaatatctagGTGACGCTCAggaatataataatagtagtgTTGATTATATGCTTTCGGAAAGTCCCAGAACATTGAGTAACTTTAATGCAAATACACCAGCGACTAAATATTCAACCACTAGTATTCCCAATAAACGTAAGAACATAAATTTCTCTAACAAAAAGACGGAAGGTAGAACTAGTGTAAAGCTTGTCACGTCCAAAAGGTCGGAAAGAATATTACGTAAACTAactcaaaaaaaatcttaCAAGCCTACACGACAACCAATTCATTCCATCTCCCAATTTCCAAAAGCTGATGTAATGGAATCATTAAATAGCTACCAGATACCAGGATCTCTTAGTTCTACTACTACACacatatttaaaaaaagaaaaacaaaaaacaaGTCCAAGGATAAAAACAGCTGGTTTGGGCTGTTTCCTAACtctgataatgaaatatcGCGGCATGCTAATACATTTACGACTATTGTAGAGTCTGTTAGCAATACTTATGCCCCAATAAATACGAAGCTTTCCAATTTAGACAATAATGTCGCAAGTACGATATCTGAGAAACTTATCAGCAATGAAGAGCATAGCCACTCCATTTTAACGGCAATTCAGCCCAGACAAAATTTTAAACCACCAGATATTATTACAGTTAAATTACCAAGCTTTGAATGCAAACTATCTCGTTTCGatatagtaaatattcCTAAGGAACTTAAGTTCTTGTTTGATCAAATTATTGATCGAGAAGTTCCAGATCTAGAATTacttaaattaaataagcAACTTGTAAACTTCATTTACCAACTAGACATCCCACAACTATTTGATATCATTGAGTCATTCCATAAATCATATCGATCAAAGGTTAGCCAACTTAAggaaaaagcaaaagcaatCCACTTTTATCAAATTGCTATTTGTCAAGTGTTATTGCTTGAAATATCAAGATTTTCGAATACTTCTAATAAACTGCGAGCAGAAATATActtgaaaattttagaCCACATAGTCTCATTTTTCAACCTTCTCAATCAATGTATTAGATTCCTAAGTAGCTCGAATACCAAGCTTTTAACGGAATCATATTCTATATTACaagatattattcaaacGACTGATATGTCCCGACAATTTTGGAAACGTCTCCAAGATTTACAATTTGAACCAAATATTGCAATTATCATAGTTAACTTATTTCCGTCCGCAGATCCTAAATGGAgtatattaaagattttatctaaatatgatgttttaattaacgcatttcaatttattcaaGTGGTTCAACTTAAATTCGATTGGAAAATATCTACAGAGATAATTATCTCATTGgataaaatctttaaaaagagaaggtatgaaaattttgaagaggaaaaaatatatttagatAGTAATTACGTTTTAGAATCTCCAACTGCTATTCTGTTTGATCAATTGTTATTTAATAGATATTTAGAATTGTTACGGCATGTAAAATTATCTGACATAATGATTGAAAGATTGGTCCCAATgagtaaaataaaaaattctgATACTTTACctattttgaagaatagAATTAACCTTCTTATAATATTGGCAGgtttatcaaatttaaatttagaaagaAGGTTCAAAGAACAAATGTCTCCTCTTATTTCAGAAtcatatttaaatactttaacTGATTCATTATCGTCCTGTATACTTGATTGCATTTTAAAGGGAGTTTTAGCTATTACGGAGAATAACATGGCCAAACAACTTTCATGCGATAATAAATTACTTCTGCAACTCTTTCAAACCGCAAAATTTCATACATTATCAGCCAAACCTCTGTGGAAAGAATTTTATGGGAAGCTGGCATTAACATTAAATTCTGTTTCGAAATCTATTCCTATATACTTAAGACACTTCTTTCCTTATCTACAACTAATGATTGAGAACGATTCATATCTAGAAAGTGTTGTTGTAATCTCTAAGCTTTATGTGCGCAACATGACCAATTTAGGCCCATCTTGGGTTTTGAatcatatatttaaattgatcACAAGCAATGTTTCAAAGtctaaatcttttataaatgattattgtaccattggaaattttattgGTAAATCGGGTGAGATATCCTGGTGGTCTTTGTTCACGTTTAATGGTTTAGAAGAAGGTAGTTctgataaaatttatttcttcaCTAAATTACTTGAAATTGCAGACAATCAATCATTcgatttaattaaagaacATTTACTACGAGTAACAgtagataatattataaaaaaagatgatgTATGGTTCAAATCATTTGTAATTAAGTTGTTAAGCCGATGTAAACACACATCATTGAATAAGTATAATGTTCTAGAATCGTATGACATATTTTCCTTACTGCGCTCGCTGTTTTCTATATTAGCAACTTTCAAATACTATGAATTAGgtaatcaattaatttccAATTTACTAACATATTATGAATTACAACTGGTTACAAAATCTTTTGCTACCTCTATTATCAATTTCCTAAATGTTAAATATATCGATTTTATCAAGTCATCCCATGCGTTCTCAACATTTAAAGTAGAGCTTGGCATCTCAAATATTGAAACTGAGAAGAGTGAATTTCGTGATAGTTTTATTTCATGTATTGAtgtcaataaaaaaatcgaATTCATTGAAACAGGGCTTATTCATTCCTGTTTAAGCAGTGAGaactttcaaattttttctgGTAAATTTCAAGCCTTATTTAATTCTGAAAATTCTGTAAGAACCTTCAAATTTTTACCTGTGCTTTTTAATGCACATTTATCAGTCACATCAGATACGCttcttaaatttaaagttaCTATGATGACgtttatattaaataatgtgAACCAAGTAATCCAGAAAAGATATGGTCAAATATCTGAGCAGGAATTTCCAGGACTTCATGAACTTTTTAAACTTCAACCTTCTGTCtggaaattatttgatggtAGCATACTACTTGATGTTGGATTTTACCGTGAATATACTGAGTTTGAAAGCTCAGTGCTGGAAATATCTCAGGGGTTTACAGAATATTTTGAGTTAAAAGCTATTTCAACTGCAATAGAAAATGTTCATAAAGAAGATATCTGTACGGGAAATGGTAGAGCTGAATTTACTATTCAAAACAGTTCATCCTGTACACTGGTTGATGATATCTTACAAAAGACactttctttatttatagATCCTTCATTTCTTAGTCCGACGGTTGCTTTTAAGCAACAATTAAACGCAGATACAGAggatattatatatatatcttaagttaatgaattatcttattatttggCATTACATGAGGATCAACAGCACATATGCTgttgattaataattcttatataataatattgcaGTTTAGCAGTTTATATACCGCAATCTCTGAAAGATGTTTTATacttttatcaattttggTGTTTATAACACATACAAGTAAAACGGCTGAGTTAAGTTAGTCAATCAAatgttttataatttaaatatttattgcAAAGTATTATTCTAGATTTCAGTATCGGTAGGTGAAAGTTATAAAATAAGCATTAGTCGTTAAGATGAGCAAAAACaggaaatttttaataacaaGTATAGAATTAATGGCTTCACtgttcaaattattaagagtatcataattttattatttcctGACTTCTACCTCTGCCTCTAGCTTATCATAGTGTTTTTTTAAGTCTGCTAAATTTgcaatttgttttaataaatgttCTTGTCTTTCCATAACTCTTTTTGTTACCATAGTAGGTCTCATAGGTAATCCTAGTTCTTGCATCATCAAATTAACCTTATTTTGTAAAGCAGGCTTAAAACTTGGAATTCTTGTTGATCTCAAATACACCCCAGCATTTAGCTTCTTTTCATGAACAATAACTCCCAATGCAGTTCTTTCTTCTTCGCTAAACTTTGACAATAATTGCTCCAACCGAGCAGATTctgatttctttttctgAGCTTGCTGTTCTTCttgtttttgtttcttaGTCTTTTTAGAAGTAGATGGAATGGAAGGTATGGAATCATTTGGCTTAACAGATAATTcttgtttaatattttgagaTTTTTGTTCATTTTCTTGTTGCTGTATTCGTTGCTGTaattgttgctgttgctgctgatgatgttgttgttgtagTTGTTGTCTTTGTTGAGCaaattgttgttgctgtttCATCCACGGATTTTCTGGTATTGAGTTACTTGATGGATGCTTTCTCTTTCTAGATTTATCAGATAATAAACTAGTATACAGTTGAGACATACCTTGAGACGTCAAGTATCGAGATACTGATTGTTCAGAATGAGGTGAGTCTAGTAGTCTTAATAAAGCTTCTCTTTCATTTAATGTCCGTTTTGCAGCAACTTCAAATTTCCTAGATTCAATTATTAGTGCTTCTTCTTCAGCTATTTCTGCTGCAGATCGTGCTAGTAATCTTTGCAAATAGTTTTTACGTTCTATTTCTTTGTCTTTTCTGAAGTCTAAAGATGTCAATAAAGGGTTTTTGGGGTCTTTTTTATGGAAGTAAGCTTTTGAAACTTTATAAAATTGAGATTTCAAGTCTTCGAGAGTTCTTGTTTTACCATTATCCTCGTATCTATCGAATATAATAAACCACTTCATATCGTATTGCCTACATAAGTGaaataattgtaaagtTTCCTCATATGTCCAGGTATCATTCTTAGCTTTGTGGTCTTTGTCTGAATCGTTTGGAGTTTTACTTCCCTCATTAGCAGATTCTGCCTTCTGGTTATCACCTGCCTCAAGGCCAGAACCACTTTCCTTTATATCCTTATTGGTTGTAattatttcatcatttggTTTATTATCTGCTTTGCTAATTTCACTAGGGAGTATTATGTCACTCATAAAGTcattatattcaatttcGGTGAATTCAGGTAAAGTAGGGTGCACgttaaattgtttaaatttggaTGGTGGTAGCTCTTGCTCTGTTTTATTGTgatctaatttttctagTTTATCAGTTGATTTTGTGTTATCATTAGAAGCATTCAGAGAAGATCCACGAATCCaatgatttaaaacaaCATAATCATTCGGCTTAAATGGGGCATTTGTCCATGGAACTACTTTCCCATTAGCTTGTAACTTTTCTTTGAAACGAGATTGTTCATTAGATTTCGAAGAAAGAGCTATTGGAGGTTGGTTGGTACCGAGTAGATTATACAACTCACGTTGTATCCCAGTCACAGGAGGTCTTGGTGAGGAACTATGAGATGGTTCAACTGTTGCGGGTTGAGGTTTCGcttttttgatatttagAACATCAAATATATCAGATGATGACATTTAATTGCTATGGTTATTGGGGCACCAGGAGAAATAtgtaatttcaatatttgttttttttatttttctgtAGTTAACTAGAAAGCCTTCCTATTCATACTACTTTTTTGCATTTCCGGATGTTTTAGtttgtttaatattaaagtcATTGATGgttaaaaatttcagaaTACATCGAAAAATCTTGGCACTATTCTGATAATTGTGCAATGCAACTATTTTCTGCAAAGTCATCGATCAAATAGTaaactttaattaatgCCATGTTAAATCACAGAactaaatttaaagttCCCACTTCATTATCATCCCCAGAACTTGATTTCGATGGAATTTTGCTTGAAATTACAGATGCAATCGATTCtatatatttagaaaaaactGAAGTCCtctcatttgaaaaattatacaggcatatatatttaattgtaattaaTGGTGCAGGTTCTAAATTGTATGGTgagattgaaaaattcatgAGTTCCAAATTGAGGGAGCTTAGAAATGATTTTACCATCGATGAAACACAAGATGAAATGGGATTTTTGAAGAACTTAAATCAGTTTTGGTTAAACCaatgtaaatattttaagattattaatgatttaatgtcatatttcaataaagtGTACTgtaaagaagaaagaaagtTTGAAGTTTACGATTTATGCTTAAACTTGTTTAGAATTGATATAGTTATTCCATTACATGAGTCAATCtcaaacaaaataattaatcaaattaataagGTTCgatataataatgaacttttatatattgCAAATACTGATATTTGGAAatctattttcaatatgTTAGAGACATTGCAAGATGTTGACGACAAAGATAATTATTTCATAACATATTTTGAGCCAAAATTTATACAAAGGACCGAAAATTTTTActctaattttttgaatgtCGATAGCCTAACTTTAGATGATTATTTGGTAAAAGtagaaaaaatcaaatcatttgaaaatcaCCTcgataattattttttaaatcctGATACAACTTTGAagataatttcaatattagaCAAATGTTTAGTttggaataatattatgGATAAGGTACCAGCATATgttaaagatttaattcAAGTAAGCAACAATGATcagttgaaaaaattatattcgttATCATTAAACGAAGAAtataaaggaaaaattatatctaCTGTTAGTGAATGCATATTGGACGCTTTAAAGGAGTCaactgataataatattaacgACAACACCAAAAGAATCAAGAAAACTCAGATGTCTTTGAATTGGATTAGTAGTGTATTAGAAATTTACAATAAATACAAAGCTTTATTGTCATGTATGAAAActgataaattttcaattttaaatgagaatttaatgaaatatctgaaagatttagaaaatttaacGATTGAATCAGTTATCATATATCTAGATacttttttgaaattatcttccaatgaaaatttatataatgcAACCAATAATCATACAAATTCTGATAGGTCTACCGATAcgattaaaaaaaatataaaagattGTACTATTTTacttaaatttattaatgagaaggattattttgaaatattttataagaAACTATTGTCTAAGAGGCTGTTACAGAATCgttcaaattttgaattggaaaaatgGCTGGTTGGAATCATTAAAACAGAAATGGGCTCATTTGttacaataaaaatagaaggTATGCTAagagatattaataaatctaaagaattattgattaattttaagAAGTCCGAAGATTTAAACAATATAGCTTATATTCCGGAAATTTTGACCATATCATCTTGGCCTTTTGTTTCTGAATTAAATACTGATTTGATTATATTGCCGaaagaattattggaaATTCAACAAAATTTCCAGACATTTTACAGCagtaaaaattataatgataGAACATTGAGCTGGCAGTTCAATTTACaaacaattgaattaagatgttcaattaataaaaatatctatgaattaataatgcCATTTTATTCAAGTTTAATACTTCTCTTATTCAATGAAAATGAGATCTATTCCACCTCTGAAATTAAGGAGAAAACAAATTTACCAGAGGCAGAATTGATTAAgcaattattatcattaacgATAGCTCCAAAATGTAAAATCTTGAAAAAATCTCCTCCAGGGACTAATATATCCCttgatgataaattttcaatcaaCGTGTCATTTAAATCATCAGTTACAAGAATTAAAGTACCTACTTTGGTAAATGGTGGTATTTCTTCTAGTTCAATTAATGGGTTGGGTAATGGAAGTGGCTTAACGGATGATCAGCAACTTGAACAATTACAACTTGAAAAATCTAGAACTCTTCAAATTAATGCATCTATTGTTAGGATTATGAAGAATAGCAAAACTTTAACACACAATGAATTGTATGAAAAAGTTGAGCATGATCTGTTAGACAGATTTTCATTGACAAATATAAtgtttaaaaaatctattGAAATTCTAATTGAAAAGGAATATTTGCAAAGGTCACCTGATGATATTAACTTTTACTTTTATGTTGCatgataatataatttgatatatagatataataatatacccagttataaataataaacctATGTCGAATTAGATTAACTTGTTATTTAGAGGTATGTGAGAAAATACATTGTTCGGATGCTGTAATGttctataatttatttgtgTCATCAGCTTCGGCGCTACacatttttctaatatcaaAAGGGAAAAAGACCATCAATATAACTTTCTGAAAGGTGCAAAtcaatctttaaataaaaaaaacttctGAAGAAAAGATGTCCTTGTTAGGGGAAATCTAAAATAAGCAAACAGAATGCAAGGCTCCATAATTGGAAATTTGATAGCAGTTAGATCATTGACTAATAGCTATCCctttttccaaataatcAACGAAATCTTTAATCTCTTAACGTGGAATAACGATATAAAATACAATCTAATTAGCTTATTTACTTATAGCTTAGTGGTATTATGGTTTCAAGATATCTTCAGATATCTTGGGCATGGGATTTTACTAGTTATAATCTATTTTTGGTATCGATTTgaacaaaacaaaaagagGTTTAATGAGATTACAaaagatgataatattagaataatTAACGAGATATCAgataaatttgatattttaattgaacCCATAATGCAATATGATACAGATAAGATCAAACAAATTAGTGTAATCAGCTTAGTGGTTTTACCAATTTGTAGtttaattatcaatattagaagaattatattaataataggattatttttattatcgTTTAATGCGCCAATGATGATTCGATTAAGAAAGCACCTTTTAGATACGAATAACTTAATTGAAGATATTGTAATGGCAAAGAGGAAGAAACTAAAGGCagatataaaaaatgataCTAAGCAAAAGGAATTTGAACTGctaatagaaaaaaagaaatcgAATCTTCTTAATACCCCTAAATTCGCATACATCTTGTATGAAAACCAAAGGAAATGGATAGGATTAGGATGGACAGATAATATGTTAACTTATGAGAGGAGTAATTGGAcagatgaatttttaaattcatctGAATCTATTGAAAC contains the following coding sequences:
- the SWC4 gene encoding Swc4p (similar to Saccharomyces cerevisiae SWC4 (YGR002C); ancestral locus Anc_4.137), producing MSSSDIFDVLNIKKAKPQPATVEPSHSSSPRPPVTGIQRELYNLLGTNQPPIALSSKSNEQSRFKEKLQANGKVVPWTNAPFKPNDYVVLNHWIRGSSLNASNDNTKSTDKLEKLDHNKTEQELPPSKFKQFNVHPTLPEFTEIEYNDFMSDIILPSEISKADNKPNDEIITTNKDIKESGSGLEAGDNQKAESANEGSKTPNDSDKDHKAKNDTWTYEETLQLFHLCRQYDMKWFIIFDRYEDNGKTRTLEDLKSQFYKVSKAYFHKKDPKNPLLTSLDFRKDKEIERKNYLQRLLARSAAEIAEEEALIIESRKFEVAAKRTLNEREALLRLLDSPHSEQSVSRYLTSQGMSQLYTSLLSDKSRKRKHPSSNSIPENPWMKQQQQFAQQRQQLQQQHHQQQQQQLQQRIQQQENEQKSQNIKQELSVKPNDSIPSIPSTSKKTKKQKQEEQQAQKKKSESARLEQLLSKFSEEERTALGVIVHEKKLNAGVYLRSTRIPSFKPALQNKVNLMMQELGLPMRPTMVTKRVMERQEHLLKQIANLADLKKHYDKLEAEVEVRK
- the TBLA0G01450 gene encoding PEX28-32 family peroxisomal membrane protein (similar to Saccharomyces cerevisiae PEX31 (YGR004W) and PEX30 (YLR324W); ancestral locus Anc_4.140), with translation MQGSIIGNLIAVRSLTNSYPFFQIINEIFNLLTWNNDIKYNLISLFTYSLVVLWFQDIFRYLGHGILLVIIYFWYRFEQNKKRFNEITKDDNIRIINEISDKFDILIEPIMQYDTDKIKQISVISLVVLPICSLIINIRRIILIIGLFLLSFNAPMMIRLRKHLLDTNNLIEDIVMAKRKKLKADIKNDTKQKEFELLIEKKKSNLLNTPKFAYILYENQRKWIGLGWTDNMLTYERSNWTDEFLNSSESIETFQLPIEDKSENSGDTDGKQINEVHNYQWKWVDPCWKLDLTNDGIIEDCPIKTVNDPGDNDGFIYYDNAWNKPSVEDSYSKYTRRRRWVRTAELTNEVE
- the CUL3 gene encoding cullin CUL3 (similar to Saccharomyces cerevisiae CUL3 (YGR003W); ancestral locus Anc_4.138), whose translation is MLNHRTKFKVPTSLSSPELDFDGILLEITDAIDSIYLEKTEVLSFEKLYRHIYLIVINGAGSKLYGEIEKFMSSKLRELRNDFTIDETQDEMGFLKNLNQFWLNQCKYFKIINDLMSYFNKVYCKEERKFEVYDLCLNLFRIDIVIPLHESISNKIINQINKVRYNNELLYIANTDIWKSIFNMLETLQDVDDKDNYFITYFEPKFIQRTENFYSNFLNVDSLTLDDYLVKVEKIKSFENHLDNYFLNPDTTLKIISILDKCLVWNNIMDKVPAYVKDLIQVSNNDQLKKLYSLSLNEEYKGKIISTVSECILDALKESTDNNINDNTKRIKKTQMSLNWISSVLEIYNKYKALLSCMKTDKFSILNENLMKYLKDLENLTIESVIIYLDTFLKLSSNENLYNATNNHTNSDRSTDTIKKNIKDCTILLKFINEKDYFEIFYKKLLSKRLLQNRSNFELEKWLVGIIKTEMGSFVTIKIEGMLRDINKSKELLINFKKSEDLNNIAYIPEILTISSWPFVSELNTDLIILPKELLEIQQNFQTFYSSKNYNDRTLSWQFNLQTIELRCSINKNIYELIMPFYSSLILLLFNENEIYSTSEIKEKTNLPEAELIKQLLSLTIAPKCKILKKSPPGTNISLDDKFSINVSFKSSVTRIKVPTLVNGGISSSSINGLGNGSGLTDDQQLEQLQLEKSRTLQINASIVRIMKNSKTLTHNELYEKVEHDLLDRFSLTNIMFKKSIEILIEKEYLQRSPDDINFYFYVA